The Actinopolyspora erythraea genome has a segment encoding these proteins:
- a CDS encoding DEAD/DEAH box helicase — MSRFNPLHASAQINEAYRRYLRSLLPLRDSALAGALDEAITSSSLLSNGPLLEANPSYEAGADITELIAEGVLPESFLDFTGPELPANRPLHRHQENAVRKARAGRNLVVATGTGSGKTESFLLPILAHLAEQRAAGTLRPGVRALLLYPMNALANDQMKRLRRLLAAIPDVTFGRYTGDTHETKSKAEEHFHRLNPGEQRLPNELLSREEMRAAPPHLLLTNYAMLEYLLLRPQDTELFANTDSSHWRFVVVDEAHVYDGAKGSELAMLLRRLRDRVGATEEPRAIATSATVGADRDPTAVTDFATRLFGLPFDWDPENSERQDLVTAVKPVRITRTAEWGPLPPSSYAELLAAEAPRAELLRTAREHGWEGDDAAEALRCEARLRRLHELLDEHPRPIRDIATDLVPEQHGDEATETATALVTLAGSVHDSDRTPVLSTRFHFFVRATEGAFSCLGTDEEQHLSLSRRERCERCPRVVFELGGCQRCGAVHLHGAMDKTGRLPRHVPWRAGVDHRHAWLLLEDHDSANPRHVDEDDALLEEGKTTEDSPYHLCVGCGSLHQSIASECPVDECPGTELRPVRLIHSQSGALEHCLACGARGSGLIRLLESGAEAATSVLATSLYQALPPDTSDETVNLPGQGRKLLFFSDSRQTAAYFAPYLKDTHENIAHRGLLLSSLRGWDEEEDEPAAVDDLVHRTARTANRARVFEEDTSRRNRERHAALWTMREVISYHDRQSLEGVGLLRVELARKSHWQPPRRLLELGLTQEESWNLLQELLRTLRTQGAVDMPEDVDADDEAFAPRRGPIHVRMSGSDAKRKVLSWLPTSGTNRRLDYLTRVLRRMGSDTDPRKLLEELWQELTPTKSSDGPAGWLGSETLPRLGTVRRIDHRKLRLRPVRESERLFRCDRCRRILGFDVRGVCPTLRCDGTLEPWYRPAEAEERDHYRHLYQKSDPVPMSVQEHTAQWSNEKAAEIQGEFVRGELNALSCSTTFELGVDVGELQTVVLRNMPPTTANYVQRAGRAGRRADSAALALTYAQRRSHDLFRFSEPEKMIAGETRPPVVPLENARIDRRHAHSVALAAFFRTMKQRYGESWRTAGEFFLPPDPTPPDFVLPVARLSEFLDPVPDSVRASLDEILPDSVHRELGVATDSWVAELERLLESTRQELIQDVAAFEERREEAVRQQNYRAAEQYKKVLETLRKRPLINFLATHNVLPKYGFPVDIVELRTDHARGGRNPGLELTRDLSMAVSEYAPGSEVIAGGRRWTSGGVYRLPGRDLVSRYYAVCEACGHYRESVEVPDAECPACHQEHTRKTQQYVEPSYGFVASEHTEQKATQSPRRSWTGATYIVDSHADVEENSLTFPTGEVLEWRSGTRGQFVVVNEGPNHAGFQLCQRCGWGQPVGSDKPPRRHRHLLKDGDCEGSLQRFSLAHRYETDFVELRFPPMLLLDHDQNTLRSTLYALLEGAAVALEISRDDIDGTVHRGEDGVPSLVLFDTTPGGAGSTQRIAHGLVDVVRAATKRMHDCECGPETSCYGCLRGFRNQRYHELLSRGAALELLHEFVPVAENAASQGGAAPENTASDDAGTNGTFPDSVAPNTPAAK, encoded by the coding sequence GTGAGCCGATTCAACCCACTGCACGCCAGCGCACAGATCAACGAGGCATACCGCCGCTACCTGCGCTCACTGCTCCCACTGCGGGACTCCGCACTGGCAGGCGCACTCGACGAAGCCATCACCAGCAGCTCCCTACTGTCCAACGGCCCGTTGCTGGAAGCGAACCCGAGCTACGAGGCAGGCGCAGACATCACCGAGCTGATCGCGGAAGGAGTGCTGCCCGAGTCCTTCCTGGATTTCACCGGGCCGGAGCTGCCCGCGAATCGGCCACTGCATCGGCACCAGGAGAACGCGGTGCGGAAAGCACGGGCGGGCCGCAATCTCGTGGTGGCCACCGGGACCGGCTCCGGAAAGACCGAGAGTTTCCTGCTGCCCATCCTGGCGCACCTGGCCGAACAGCGAGCGGCGGGAACCCTCAGACCGGGGGTTCGAGCACTGTTGCTGTACCCGATGAACGCACTGGCCAACGACCAGATGAAACGACTGCGCAGGCTGTTGGCCGCGATTCCCGATGTCACCTTCGGCCGCTACACCGGCGACACCCACGAAACCAAATCCAAAGCCGAGGAGCACTTCCACCGACTCAACCCGGGCGAGCAGCGGCTGCCCAACGAGCTGCTCAGCAGGGAGGAAATGCGCGCGGCACCGCCGCACCTACTGCTGACCAACTACGCGATGCTGGAGTACCTGCTGCTGCGCCCGCAGGACACGGAACTGTTCGCCAACACCGATTCCTCCCACTGGCGCTTCGTGGTCGTAGACGAGGCACACGTCTACGACGGAGCCAAGGGCAGCGAGCTGGCGATGCTGCTGCGCAGACTGCGGGACCGGGTCGGTGCGACCGAAGAGCCCCGTGCGATAGCCACCAGCGCCACCGTGGGAGCCGACCGCGATCCGACGGCCGTCACCGACTTCGCCACCCGACTGTTCGGACTGCCCTTCGACTGGGATCCCGAGAACTCGGAGCGGCAGGATCTGGTCACCGCCGTGAAACCGGTGCGAATCACGAGGACGGCCGAATGGGGACCGTTGCCGCCGTCGAGCTATGCCGAGTTGCTGGCTGCGGAGGCTCCCCGAGCCGAGCTGCTGCGCACCGCGCGCGAACACGGCTGGGAGGGCGACGACGCCGCCGAGGCACTGCGGTGCGAGGCACGGCTACGGCGATTGCACGAGCTGCTCGACGAACACCCGCGACCGATCCGGGACATCGCCACCGACCTCGTCCCGGAACAACACGGTGACGAGGCCACCGAAACCGCCACCGCCCTGGTCACGCTCGCGGGGAGCGTGCACGACTCGGACCGGACCCCGGTGCTTTCCACCAGGTTCCACTTCTTCGTACGCGCCACCGAGGGCGCGTTCAGCTGTCTGGGAACCGACGAGGAGCAACATCTGAGCCTGAGCCGCCGGGAGCGATGCGAACGCTGTCCCAGGGTGGTGTTCGAGCTGGGAGGTTGCCAGCGATGCGGAGCAGTGCACCTGCACGGTGCCATGGACAAAACTGGACGACTGCCGCGCCACGTCCCGTGGCGGGCTGGGGTGGACCACCGGCACGCCTGGCTGCTGCTGGAGGACCACGACAGTGCGAATCCACGGCACGTGGACGAGGACGACGCGCTGCTGGAGGAAGGAAAGACCACCGAGGACAGTCCGTACCACCTGTGTGTCGGTTGCGGATCGCTGCACCAGAGCATCGCGAGCGAATGCCCGGTCGACGAGTGCCCGGGTACAGAGCTGCGGCCAGTACGGCTGATTCACTCACAGTCCGGGGCGCTGGAGCACTGCCTGGCCTGCGGGGCGCGGGGCAGCGGGCTGATCAGGCTGCTGGAAAGCGGTGCCGAAGCGGCCACCTCGGTGCTGGCAACCTCCCTATATCAGGCGCTGCCGCCCGACACTAGCGACGAAACCGTGAACCTGCCCGGACAGGGACGCAAGCTGCTGTTCTTCAGCGACAGCCGGCAGACCGCCGCCTACTTCGCCCCCTACCTCAAGGACACCCACGAAAACATCGCGCACCGCGGACTGCTGCTGTCGAGCCTGCGCGGCTGGGACGAGGAGGAAGACGAACCCGCCGCGGTCGACGACCTCGTGCACCGGACAGCCCGGACAGCCAACCGCGCCCGGGTCTTCGAGGAGGACACCTCCCGCCGAAACCGCGAACGTCACGCCGCGCTGTGGACGATGCGGGAAGTGATCAGCTACCACGACCGCCAGTCCCTGGAAGGTGTGGGGCTGCTCCGGGTGGAACTGGCACGCAAATCTCACTGGCAGCCCCCGCGACGGTTGCTGGAGCTGGGACTCACCCAGGAGGAGAGCTGGAACCTGCTGCAGGAGCTGCTGCGCACACTACGCACGCAGGGGGCGGTGGACATGCCGGAGGACGTCGACGCCGACGACGAGGCGTTCGCACCTCGGCGTGGCCCGATCCACGTGCGTATGTCGGGTTCCGACGCCAAGCGGAAAGTGCTGAGCTGGCTGCCGACGTCCGGCACCAACCGGCGCCTGGACTACCTGACCCGAGTGCTACGACGGATGGGCAGCGATACGGACCCGCGTAAGCTGCTGGAAGAGCTGTGGCAGGAACTCACCCCGACGAAGAGTAGTGACGGTCCCGCAGGCTGGTTGGGCTCCGAGACCTTGCCCCGGCTCGGAACGGTACGCCGGATCGACCACCGCAAACTGCGGCTGCGCCCGGTGCGGGAGTCGGAGCGGTTGTTCCGCTGCGACCGTTGTCGTCGCATTCTCGGCTTCGACGTTCGCGGCGTCTGCCCCACCCTGCGCTGTGACGGGACCCTCGAACCCTGGTATCGCCCCGCCGAGGCCGAGGAGCGTGACCACTACCGACACCTGTACCAGAAGTCCGATCCGGTCCCCATGAGCGTGCAGGAGCACACCGCGCAGTGGAGCAACGAGAAGGCCGCCGAGATCCAGGGCGAGTTCGTCCGGGGCGAGCTGAACGCACTGTCCTGCTCCACCACGTTCGAACTCGGCGTGGACGTCGGCGAGCTACAAACGGTCGTGCTGCGCAACATGCCACCGACCACGGCCAACTACGTGCAGCGCGCGGGCCGTGCCGGTCGACGTGCTGACTCGGCGGCACTGGCGCTGACATACGCCCAGCGGCGTTCGCACGATCTGTTCCGTTTCAGCGAACCGGAGAAGATGATCGCGGGTGAGACCCGGCCACCCGTAGTGCCGCTGGAGAACGCACGCATCGACCGCAGGCACGCCCATTCGGTGGCCCTGGCCGCGTTCTTCCGAACGATGAAGCAGCGATACGGGGAGAGCTGGCGCACGGCGGGCGAGTTCTTCCTGCCACCGGATCCCACGCCGCCCGATTTCGTGCTGCCCGTCGCAAGGCTTTCGGAGTTCCTCGATCCGGTACCGGACTCGGTGCGTGCCAGTCTGGACGAGATCCTGCCCGACAGCGTGCACCGGGAGCTCGGAGTGGCCACCGACTCCTGGGTAGCCGAACTCGAACGGCTGTTGGAAAGCACCCGCCAGGAACTGATCCAGGACGTGGCCGCTTTCGAGGAACGCAGGGAAGAAGCCGTACGGCAGCAGAACTACCGGGCTGCTGAACAGTACAAGAAAGTACTCGAAACACTTCGGAAGCGCCCGCTGATCAACTTCCTGGCCACCCACAACGTACTGCCCAAGTACGGCTTCCCGGTCGACATCGTCGAACTGCGCACCGACCACGCAAGGGGCGGGCGGAACCCCGGACTCGAACTGACCAGGGACCTGAGCATGGCCGTCAGCGAGTACGCGCCGGGCTCCGAAGTCATCGCCGGTGGCAGGCGGTGGACGTCGGGCGGGGTGTACCGCCTGCCTGGGCGAGACCTGGTCAGCCGGTACTACGCGGTATGCGAAGCGTGCGGGCACTACCGGGAATCCGTCGAGGTCCCGGACGCCGAATGTCCCGCCTGCCACCAGGAACACACCCGCAAGACGCAACAGTACGTCGAACCCTCCTACGGATTCGTCGCCTCCGAACACACCGAGCAGAAAGCGACTCAGTCCCCCCGACGCTCGTGGACGGGTGCCACCTACATCGTCGACTCGCACGCGGACGTCGAGGAGAACAGCCTCACCTTTCCCACGGGGGAGGTACTGGAGTGGCGTTCCGGGACGCGCGGGCAGTTCGTGGTCGTCAACGAAGGCCCGAACCACGCTGGTTTCCAGCTGTGCCAACGGTGCGGCTGGGGACAGCCGGTGGGCTCGGACAAGCCCCCGAGACGACACCGCCACCTGCTCAAGGACGGCGACTGCGAAGGTTCGCTGCAGAGATTCTCGCTGGCACACCGCTACGAGACCGATTTCGTGGAACTGCGTTTCCCGCCGATGCTGTTGCTGGACCACGACCAGAACACGCTGCGCTCGACGCTGTACGCACTGCTGGAAGGGGCGGCCGTAGCGCTGGAGATCAGCCGCGACGACATCGACGGCACGGTGCACCGCGGTGAGGACGGCGTTCCCTCGCTGGTGCTGTTCGACACCACCCCGGGCGGTGCGGGCAGCACACAGCGCATCGCCCACGGTCTCGTCGACGTGGTACGTGCCGCCACGAAACGCATGCACGACTGCGAGTGCGGACCGGAAACGAGCTGCTACGGCTGCCTGCGGGGATTCCGCAACCAGCGCTACCACGAACTGCTCTCGCGCGGAGCCGCGCTGGAACTGCTGCACGAGTTCGTTCCCGTCGCGGAAAACGCTGCCTCGCAGGGTGGTGCTGCCCCGGAGAACACGGCATCCGACGACGCGGGCACGAACGGCACCTTCCCGGACAGCGTCGCACCGAACACCCCCGCAGCGAAGTGA
- the secG gene encoding preprotein translocase subunit SecG, which yields MTLLLQIMVLLTSILLVLLVLLHRAKGGGLSSLFGGGMQSNLAGSSVAEKNLDRMTLFVIALWVISIIGTGLLIKLGG from the coding sequence ATGACACTTTTGTTGCAGATCATGGTCCTGCTGACCAGCATCCTGCTGGTGCTGCTCGTGCTGCTGCACCGGGCCAAGGGCGGCGGGCTCTCCTCGCTGTTCGGCGGTGGCATGCAGTCGAACCTGGCGGGATCCAGCGTCGCGGAGAAGAACCTGGACAGGATGACGTTGTTCGTCATCGCCCTGTGGGTGATCTCCATAATCGGCACCGGCTTGCTGATCAAGCTGGGTGGCTGA
- the gap gene encoding type I glyceraldehyde-3-phosphate dehydrogenase, translated as MTVRVGINGFGRIGRNFWRAAVASKHDIEVVAANDLGDVATMAHLLKYDSVLGQVPEEVSVTDEGIKVGGKTIKILAEKDPGKLPWSDLGVDVVVESTGLFTKAEDARKHVDEGGAKKVIVSAPAKGEDLTVVLGVNDDSYDGTQTVLSNASCTTNCLAPMAKVLNDNFGIEQGLMTTVHAYTADQNLQDGPHKDLRRARAAAVNVIPTSTGAAKAIGLVLPELNGKLDGYAMRVPVPTGSVTDLTATLKTKATEEQVNEAFKAAAADGQLKGILRYSEDPIVSSDIEGDPASTIFDAPLTKVIGSEVKIVGWYDNEWGYSNRLVDLADLVGSKIS; from the coding sequence GTGACCGTTCGCGTGGGTATCAACGGCTTCGGCCGGATCGGACGCAACTTCTGGCGTGCGGCAGTTGCCAGCAAGCACGATATCGAGGTCGTGGCCGCCAATGACCTGGGCGACGTCGCAACCATGGCGCACCTGCTCAAGTACGACAGCGTGCTGGGTCAGGTCCCCGAAGAGGTCAGCGTGACCGACGAGGGGATCAAGGTCGGCGGCAAGACCATCAAGATCCTCGCCGAGAAGGACCCGGGCAAGCTGCCCTGGTCGGACCTCGGTGTCGACGTCGTGGTCGAATCGACCGGGCTGTTCACCAAGGCCGAGGACGCCCGCAAGCACGTGGACGAGGGCGGTGCCAAGAAGGTCATCGTCTCCGCCCCCGCCAAGGGCGAGGACCTGACCGTCGTGCTCGGTGTGAACGACGACTCCTACGACGGCACGCAGACCGTGCTGTCCAACGCTTCCTGCACCACCAACTGCCTGGCCCCGATGGCGAAGGTCCTCAACGACAACTTCGGCATCGAGCAGGGCCTGATGACCACGGTGCACGCCTACACCGCCGACCAGAACCTGCAGGACGGTCCGCACAAGGACCTGCGCAGGGCCCGTGCCGCCGCGGTGAACGTGATCCCCACCAGCACCGGCGCCGCCAAGGCCATCGGCCTGGTGCTGCCCGAGCTCAACGGCAAGCTGGACGGCTACGCCATGCGCGTTCCGGTGCCGACCGGCTCGGTCACCGACCTGACCGCCACGCTCAAGACCAAGGCCACCGAGGAACAGGTCAACGAGGCGTTCAAGGCGGCCGCCGCCGACGGCCAGCTCAAGGGCATCCTGCGCTACAGCGAGGACCCGATCGTGTCCAGCGACATCGAGGGCGACCCCGCCTCGACGATCTTCGACGCGCCGCTGACCAAGGTCATCGGCAGTGAGGTCAAGATCGTCGGTTGGTACGACAACGAGTGGGGCTACTCCAACCGCCTGGTGGACCTGGCCGACCTCGTCGGTTCCAAGATCTCCTGA
- a CDS encoding sigma-70 family RNA polymerase sigma factor, with translation MHHLEPPEQQSPETRKQEHSEFANPVDSPRDSVWQYRKEISKHELLSAEREVELAKTIEVGLFAEQRLEQRAENDSHARELRTLVRQGREAFDEFVNANLRLVFSNAQKYQGHGLDLADLVQEGNLGLLRAVMKFDYRQGNKFSTYATWWIRQAITRALADQPRTIRYPVHVMERLNPVLTAIETLRGSGAVVEYSAVAERLETSEEEVRWLLTELPTSTSLEGLLEKLDTVTLHEAAERNRDAVEPDLFGLEIEDVERALGWCEDRERDILRRRHGFIGEPATLDTIGQEHGVTRERIRQIESKAIKKLRRFAPLLYDETPLHGGVESEKVKNTTTPAEGGEK, from the coding sequence ATGCACCACCTCGAGCCCCCCGAGCAGCAGTCTCCCGAAACGCGTAAGCAGGAGCATTCGGAATTCGCGAATCCCGTTGACTCCCCCAGGGATTCGGTGTGGCAGTACCGCAAGGAGATCTCGAAACACGAGCTGCTGTCGGCCGAGCGGGAGGTGGAACTCGCGAAGACGATCGAGGTCGGACTGTTCGCCGAACAGCGTCTGGAGCAGCGGGCGGAGAACGATTCACACGCGCGGGAACTACGAACACTGGTTCGCCAAGGCAGGGAGGCATTCGACGAATTCGTCAACGCCAACCTGCGATTGGTGTTTTCCAACGCCCAAAAGTACCAAGGGCATGGTCTGGATCTGGCCGACCTCGTGCAGGAGGGCAATCTGGGGCTGCTGCGCGCGGTGATGAAGTTCGACTATCGGCAAGGCAACAAGTTCTCGACCTACGCGACCTGGTGGATCCGGCAGGCCATCACCCGAGCGCTGGCCGACCAACCCCGCACGATCAGGTATCCGGTTCACGTCATGGAGCGGCTGAATCCAGTACTCACAGCGATCGAGACGCTCCGCGGCTCCGGTGCGGTGGTCGAATACTCAGCCGTCGCCGAACGGCTCGAAACCTCCGAGGAGGAAGTGCGGTGGCTGCTGACCGAATTGCCCACCAGTACTTCGCTGGAAGGACTGCTGGAGAAGCTGGACACGGTGACACTGCACGAAGCGGCGGAGCGCAATCGGGACGCGGTCGAGCCGGATCTGTTCGGCCTCGAGATCGAGGACGTGGAACGGGCGTTGGGATGGTGCGAAGACCGCGAACGCGACATCCTGCGGCGGCGGCACGGTTTCATCGGGGAACCGGCCACCCTCGACACCATCGGGCAGGAGCACGGAGTCACCAGGGAACGAATCCGCCAGATCGAGAGCAAAGCGATCAAGAAGCTCAGGCGGTTCGCACCGTTGCTGTACGACGAGACCCCGCTGCACGGCGGGGTGGAATCCGAGAAGGTCAAGAATACTACCACCCCTGCCGAGGGCGGCGAAAAGTAA
- a CDS encoding NADAR family protein gives MRRGERTKFVFFWGHRPESDGSPGRGCLSQWWPAPFTAHERVFATAEHYMMWRKARLFGDHETAERILTAEHPHRAKALGRKVRGFDQRRWERERFAAVVAGNVAKFGQHEEPRRFLLNTGNRVLVEASPRDRVWGIGLAADDPAAGDPERWRGLNLLGFALAEARETLREHEPTD, from the coding sequence ATGCGGCGGGGAGAGCGGACGAAGTTCGTGTTCTTCTGGGGACATCGTCCGGAGTCGGATGGCAGTCCGGGGCGGGGCTGCCTGAGTCAGTGGTGGCCCGCGCCGTTCACCGCGCACGAACGCGTCTTCGCCACCGCCGAACATTACATGATGTGGCGCAAGGCACGGCTGTTCGGCGACCACGAGACGGCCGAGCGGATCCTGACCGCCGAGCACCCGCACCGCGCGAAAGCGCTGGGACGCAAGGTGCGCGGCTTCGACCAGCGGCGGTGGGAGCGGGAGCGGTTCGCCGCCGTGGTGGCGGGCAACGTGGCGAAGTTCGGCCAACACGAGGAACCGCGCCGCTTCCTGCTCAACACCGGAAACCGGGTGCTGGTCGAGGCCAGCCCGCGTGACCGGGTGTGGGGCATCGGCCTGGCCGCCGACGATCCGGCGGCAGGCGATCCGGAGCGGTGGCGGGGACTGAACCTGCTCGGCTTCGCGCTCGCCGAAGCACGCGAAACGCTGCGCGAGCACGAGCCCACCGACTGA
- a CDS encoding phosphoglycerate kinase: MKNLDDLLGEGVRGRYVLVRADLNVPLDGETITDDGRVRAALPTIEKLTSAGARVVLTAHLGRPEGAPDARYSLAPVARRLGELLGSEVALAEDVVGASAHRVVGGLADGGVAVLQNVRFDPRETSKDGAERGQLADALVELVGESAAFVSDGFGVVHRKQASVYEVATRLPAYAGGLVLSEVDVLRTLTGDPNRPYVVVLGGSKVSDKLGVINALLPKVDQLVIGGGMAYTFLAAMGDSVGDSLLQQDQIATTKQLLDEHGDKLVLPVDVVVADRFAADANTQVVPADAIPQGWQGLDIGPRTVERYAGILGSASTVFWNGPAGVFEFPAFAEGTRGVAQAIADSSAFSVVGGGDSAAAVRTLGLDERSFSHISTGGGASLEFLEGKDLPGVAVLEGRA; the protein is encoded by the coding sequence TTGAAGAATCTCGACGACTTGCTCGGCGAGGGGGTTCGGGGCAGGTACGTGCTGGTGCGTGCCGACCTGAACGTCCCGCTGGACGGCGAAACCATCACCGACGACGGCCGGGTCCGGGCCGCGCTCCCGACGATCGAGAAGTTGACCTCGGCGGGTGCCCGCGTGGTGCTGACCGCGCACCTGGGCAGGCCCGAGGGTGCACCGGACGCCCGCTACTCGCTCGCCCCCGTGGCGCGCAGGCTCGGCGAGCTGCTGGGTTCCGAGGTCGCGCTGGCCGAGGACGTGGTCGGCGCCTCGGCGCACCGAGTGGTCGGCGGCCTCGCCGACGGTGGTGTCGCGGTGCTGCAGAACGTGCGGTTCGACCCCCGTGAGACCAGTAAGGACGGTGCCGAGCGCGGTCAGCTCGCCGACGCGCTGGTCGAGCTGGTCGGCGAGTCCGCGGCCTTCGTCTCGGACGGCTTCGGAGTGGTCCACCGCAAGCAGGCCTCGGTCTACGAGGTGGCGACCAGGCTGCCCGCCTACGCGGGTGGGCTGGTGCTCAGCGAGGTCGACGTGCTGCGCACGTTGACCGGTGACCCGAACCGGCCCTACGTGGTGGTGCTCGGCGGGTCCAAGGTCTCGGACAAGCTCGGCGTCATCAACGCCCTGCTGCCCAAGGTGGACCAGCTGGTCATCGGCGGCGGCATGGCCTACACCTTCCTCGCGGCCATGGGCGACTCCGTGGGTGACTCGCTGCTGCAGCAGGACCAGATCGCCACGACCAAGCAGCTGCTCGACGAGCACGGCGACAAGCTGGTGCTGCCCGTGGACGTCGTGGTGGCCGACCGGTTCGCCGCCGACGCCAACACGCAGGTCGTCCCGGCCGACGCGATCCCGCAGGGCTGGCAGGGCCTGGACATCGGTCCGCGCACCGTGGAGCGCTACGCCGGCATCCTCGGCTCGGCGAGCACGGTGTTCTGGAACGGGCCCGCCGGTGTGTTCGAGTTCCCCGCGTTCGCCGAGGGAACCCGGGGTGTGGCACAGGCCATCGCCGACTCCTCGGCGTTCAGCGTCGTGGGCGGCGGGGACTCCGCCGCGGCGGTGCGCACCCTCGGACTGGACGAGCGCAGCTTCTCGCACATCTCCACCGGGGGCGGGGCCTCGTTGGAGTTCCTGGAAGGCAAGGACCTGCCGGGTGTGGCAGTACTGGAGGGCCGGGCATGA
- the tpiA gene encoding triose-phosphate isomerase, with the protein MSKSRQPLLAGNWKMNLNHLEAIALVQKIAFALPEKYFDKVEVAVIPPFTDLRSVQTLIDGDKLLLRHGAQDVSQHDSGAYTGDVSAPMLAKLGCDYVVVGHSERREHHGETDELINRKVRAVLKHDMSPILCVGEGSDVREAGDHVSYCTNQLIEGLKGLKQDQVRRAVIAYEPVWAIGTGKVATAEDAQEVCGALRAALADKYGTEIAEEIRVLYGGSVKSSNISDLVGRDDVDGALVGGASLNGDEFAKMSALAAGGPLP; encoded by the coding sequence ATGAGCAAGTCCAGGCAGCCGCTGCTGGCGGGCAACTGGAAGATGAACCTCAACCACCTCGAGGCGATCGCGCTGGTTCAGAAGATCGCCTTCGCCCTGCCGGAGAAGTACTTCGACAAGGTCGAGGTGGCAGTGATCCCGCCGTTCACCGATCTGCGCAGTGTGCAGACCCTGATCGACGGGGACAAGCTGTTGCTGCGTCACGGCGCCCAGGACGTCTCGCAGCACGACTCCGGCGCCTACACCGGTGACGTCTCCGCTCCCATGCTGGCCAAGCTCGGCTGCGACTACGTCGTCGTCGGGCACTCGGAGCGCAGGGAGCACCACGGCGAGACCGACGAGCTGATCAACCGCAAGGTCCGCGCGGTCCTCAAGCACGATATGTCGCCGATCCTGTGCGTGGGTGAGGGCTCCGACGTGCGTGAGGCGGGCGACCACGTGTCGTACTGCACGAACCAGCTCATCGAGGGGCTCAAGGGGCTCAAGCAGGACCAGGTGCGCCGTGCGGTGATCGCCTACGAACCGGTCTGGGCGATCGGAACCGGCAAGGTGGCCACCGCCGAGGACGCCCAGGAGGTCTGCGGGGCGCTGCGTGCCGCGCTGGCCGACAAGTACGGCACCGAGATCGCCGAGGAGATCCGCGTGCTCTACGGCGGTTCGGTCAAGTCCAGCAACATCTCCGACCTGGTGGGCCGGGACGACGTGGACGGTGCGCTGGTCGGTGGTGCGAGCCTCAACGGTGACGAGTTCGCCAAGATGAGTGCGCTGGCGGCGGGTGGGCCGCTACCCTGA
- a CDS encoding RNA polymerase-binding protein RbpA yields MTGGNAIRGMRIGSSPVGVEVDRGDSAPRQRVAYWCDKGHLTEPSFAMEARVPDTWECSHCGLPAGRDRENPPPPKRNEPYKSHLAYVKERRSDADGMQLLDEALRKLRQQRGRSEE; encoded by the coding sequence ATGACTGGTGGTAATGCGATACGCGGCATGCGCATCGGGTCGAGCCCGGTCGGTGTCGAGGTCGATCGTGGTGACTCGGCTCCCCGGCAGCGGGTCGCCTACTGGTGTGACAAGGGGCACCTGACCGAGCCCTCGTTCGCGATGGAGGCGCGGGTTCCCGATACCTGGGAGTGCTCGCACTGCGGCCTTCCGGCCGGGCGTGACCGTGAGAACCCACCGCCGCCGAAGCGCAACGAGCCTTACAAGAGCCACCTCGCCTACGTCAAGGAACGGCGCAGCGACGCCGACGGGATGCAACTGCTGGACGAGGCGCTGCGCAAGCTGCGGCAGCAGCGCGGCCGTTCCGAGGAGTGA